Sequence from the Neptunomonas japonica JAMM 1380 genome:
GGCGGTTAAAGCCAATGAGTCGATCATGATTGTTGGTGATTTTGATTGTGATGGTGCGACCAGTACTGCTGTTGCTGTATTGGGGTTGCGAATGATGGGGGCGACTAATATTGATTACTTAGTACCGAATCGTTTTGAGTATGGCTATGGATTAAGCCCAGAGATTGTTGATGTCGCTTTTACTCAATCACCACAGTTATTAGTCACGGTTGATAATGGTATCTCCAGTGTAGAGGGGGTGGCGCGCGCCAATCAACTCGGTATGGATGTTGTGGTAACAGATCACCACCTAGCTGGGCATGTTATTCCGCAGGCGGTGGCGATTGTTAACCCTAATCAGCCGGGGTGTAGCTTTGAAGCAAAATCGACTTGCGGTGTGGGTGTTATATTTTATGTGTTAATCGCACTGAGGCGAGCGCTTCAGGCAGAAAGCTGGTTTGAGGGAAGTGGTATGCCAGCACCTAACTTGGCATCGTTACTTGATCTTGTTGCGCTGGGCACTGTCGCTGATGTCGTGGCGCTAGAACACAACAACCGAACATTGGTATATCAGGGATTACAACGTATTCGTGCAGGATACGCACGCCCGGGTTTACTCGCATTAATAGAGATAGCGGGACGGCGTAAAGAACGCTTGGTCGCCAGTGATCTTGGCTTTGCTGTAGCACCGCGTTTGAATGCGGCGGGGCGCCTTGAAGATATGTCGATTGGTATTGAATGCTTGTTGGCAGATGATCCAGAATATGCGCGTGAATTAGCGCAGACGTTAGACCAGCTCAATTTGGATAGGCGTGCGATAGAGCAAGATATGCAACAACAAGCATTGAGTTGGTTGGATGAAATGCACTTTGATATAGATACGCTGCCTTACGGTGTGTGTTTATATGATGAAGGTTGGCATCAGGGTGTTGTCGGCATTCTGGCTTCTCGCATAAAAGATCGCACTCATCGCCCCGTCATTGCATTTGCTCCTGGTGAAAATGGAGAGATAAAAGGTTCGGCTCGCTCTATACCGGGCTTGCATATTCGTGATGCGCTCGATCAAATTGCGAGTAGGTTTCCTGAATTAATTAGCAAATTTGGAGGCCATGCCATGGCCGCGGGCTTGACGATTGCTGCCACAGGTTTGGAGCGTTTTCGAGAGGTATTTGATGAGGTTGTTCGAGAGCAGCTCTCTAAAGAAGATTTAGAACAGCGGTTAGAGACCGATGGAGTGTTGCAGGCTACCGACATGACACTTGCATTAGCTGAAAATATTCGCGAAGCAGGGCCATGGGGGCACCAGTTTCCTGAGCCGTTGTTTGATGGTGTCTTTAGAGTATTGCAGCAAAGAATTGTAGGTCAACGTCATTTAAAAATTGTATTGATGGAGCGCGACTCTGGTTTAGCACTTGATGGTATTCAGTTTAATACGGATTTAGCAGTATGGCCCGACGAGAACATTAATAGTGTTCGTGCTGTTTATAAATTAGATGTAAATGAGTTCAGGGGACAGCAATCAGTTCAGTTAATGATTGAATATTTGGAACCTGTTGTTGAGAAATAAGAGGAAAATAAGATGAAAGATTTAACACTCACTGAGTTGGCTACCTTAATTGCTGTTTTTGAACGCGCAGTTTTAACAGAGCAGGATAAAAACGAGCAGGGGATGTTTGAGCGCATAAAACTGGCTCATGCAGAAAGGCTAGAGCTGGAAAGCATGGACTTTGATGATTGTCTTGGTGGTGCCTGCAAACTGTAAATGTTGTGCCTGTAGAGTCTAGTAATAAGTGTGAGTACCAATAACTGAGAAGAATATGGCTGAATTAAAACCTTATTATATTGGTGCTCATGTTAGCGCTGCAGGGGGCGTTGAAAATGCCCCTTTGAATGCCAAAAAATTGAGTGCTAATGCGTTTGCTTTTTTTACGAAAAACCAGCGCCGCTGGGATGCAAAGCCGTTGACCACAAGAAGCATCTCATTATTTAAAGAACGCTGCCAAAAATTGGGCTTCTCCTCGGAACAAATACTGCCGCATGACAGTTATTTGATCAACTTAGGCCACCCTGAGGTTGATGCTTTAGATAAATCTCGACTAGCGTTTGTGGATGAAATACAGCGCTGTCAGCAATTAGGGCTGAAATATCTGAATTTTCATCCGGGTAGTCATTTACGTGTGCTTTCAGAGGCAGAGAGTCTTGATAGAGTATCTGAATCTATTAACTTTGCTTTGTCTGAAACGGATGATGTTATTGCTGTAATAGAAACAACAGCAGGGCAAGGAAGCAACCTAGGTTATAATTTTTCGCAAATAGCGCAGATTATTGATGGGGTTTTTGATAAGCAGCGAGTCGGTGTATGTATTGATACTTGCCATATTTTTGCAGCGGGCTACCCATTAAATACCTATGCTGAATGCCAGAGTACGTTTAGTGAGTTTGCTGAGAAAGTTGGTTTTGAATACTTATGTGGGATGCACTTAAATGATTCAAAAGTTGCGCTAGGTGCACGTGTCGACCGCCATCATAGTCTTGGGCAGGGAGAGATAGGGCTCGAAGTCTTTAAGTTTATCATGCAGGATGAGCGTTTTAGAGGAGTCCCCCTTGTACTCGAAACTATTGATGAAACTGTGTGGGCTGAAGAGATTCAGATGCTGAGAAGTTTTAGTGTTCATCAATAGCAGTTCTTAAAATAGGGGCTATACTTATTTCAACTTAAGTTTATAGCGCCGAATTATCATGTTGCTAAAAAATATTGCCAAAACAATATGTTGGCAGTTTTCTTTGGTTTTCTTCTTTTTGTTGATGAATGTATCAACGCTTGTGAAAGCTGATTTAGGCTATACCCCCACTGTGTTGGTGATAAACTCTTATCATCAGGGCTTTCCGTGGTCTGATGGTATTTATTCAGGTTTTAAAAAAGTAATAGATGGCGCTGGTTTTCCTATCGATCTACACGTTGAATATTTAGATACTAAGCGTTTTTCAAGCAAAATAATGTTCCCCTTAGCTGCAGCATTGATGGCAGAGAAAAGTGCCAATAATTTTGACGCTATTGTAGTAACTGATAACAATGCATTAAGTTTCCTAATGAAATACCGGCAATCTCATTTTGCTGAGATTCCTGTTGTTTTTGTAGGTGTGAATTCATACTCAAAAGACTTAATTGGCAATGATCAGTTCATTACGGGTATTGCTGAAACAACTGCCCCTGATGCTAATTATCAACTACTAATGTCGTTACACCCTGATATGACAGAAGTAGTTTTGTTAAGTGACGCTACTCCGACCGGGTTAGCGGAGCAGCAGCGCTTTGTAAAGGCCGCTCAACCATATGTATCTAAGTTTTCTACTCGATCGATAACCGACTGGACCTTGTCAGAATTAAAGCTGCAATTATCAGCATTAGAGCCTGGCACTGTTGTCTTTAGGTTGCCATTACATAGAGATAAAGAAGGTCTTTCTATGACCTTGAAAGAGAGTGTCCGTATTCTATTAGAGAATAGTCCTGTTCCTATTTATTCAGCTTGGGACACTGCTATTGCAGAGGGGATAGTGGGCGGCTATGTAGCGACTTCTGTATTGCAGGGTAAAGTTGCTGGCCAATATCTATTAGAGATTTTAAATGGTAAGCCTGTAGCTGAGTTGCCGGTTATATTGGAAAGTCCTGCAGAGCCCGTTTTTAACGGTATTTCAGCGCAGAAGTACGCTATAGATAAAAAAAGTATCCCTGAAGATAGCGTTATACTTAATCCAGTGAAAGCAAAGGAGTTATCTGACTATTTAATTATTCCTATTGTCTTTTTGCTAGTTGTTTTGAGTGGCTTTATCTTTCAGTGGCGTAGGAAAAAGAACGAGCTTTCACTTTTAAATGATGAGTTTGAGCATGTAGTTGATGAAACATTGTTGCTCAGAACGTTAATGAACTCAAATCCTGATCATATCTATGCAAAAGGATTGGATGGCCGCTATTTGGATTGCAATCAAGCATTTGCAGAGTTTATAGGACAGCCGCGTGAGAGCGTGATAGGAAAACGTGTTGAGGATTTTTTCACAACAGAGAATGTTAATTTAAGTAATGAACAGGATGCAGAGGTTTTTTCTAAAGATAAGGTAACCTGCAAAGAAATATGGGTACGTGGGCTCTCCAGCGCTGATCAGCTGATTGAATGTGTCAAAACACCACTTAAAAACTCTGATGATAAGGTAATCGGTTTGTTGGCTGTGAATCGGGAAATTACTAGCCGACACTTTGAGAATGCTCTGTTAAAACAAAATACGCGGGTATTGGATATGTTGATCCGCGGAGTATCCTTGAGCAATATTCTTTCAGAAATTGTTAAGGGGATCGAGAGTGTTTATTCCAACAGTTTATGTTCTATCCTCTTGCTCGATAAAGAAAAAAACACTTAGTGAGTGGTGCGGCTCCAAGCTTACCGGCTTTCTACAGTGACGCTGTTAATGGGTTAGCAATTGGTGAAGGTGTTGGTGCTTGCGGAACTGCAGCAAGTACGGGTGAGATGGTTATTAGCGCGGATATTCAAAATGACCCTTGCTGGGCTGACTTTAAAGAGCTTACAGCTAAAGCGGGTTTGGCTTCGTGCTGGTCTCAACCTATTTTTGGGTCTTCGCATGAAATATTAGGAACTTTTGCTATTTACCATGGTTACCCGCACCAACCCAATAATGATCATATTGCGATGATGGAGCAGGCATCTCAACTAGTGAGCTTAGCGCTGGAACGAAAGCAAGTTGAAGGTGATTTACAAAAATTGTCTCGTGCAGTCGAGCAAAGCCCAACAATGGTTTTGATTACGGATGAGCGTGGGAAAATCGAATATGTTAATGAGGAGTTTACTGATGTTACAGGGTACTCTTTAGATGAAGTGAGAGGTAAAACGCCTGCTATCTTAAATGCGGGAGAAACCGCCCCCGAATTTTATAAGGAGATGTGGGACGTCATTTTGGAGGGGCATGATTGGCATGGTGAAATTCGTAATAAAACTAAGTCAGGTCAGCCTTATTGGTCGATGCTATCCATTTCACCTATCTTAGATGAAACACATACAATCACACATTTTATTGGTGTTAGTGAAGATATATCGGCACAAAAAAAGACATTAGAGCAGATAGAGCAGCTAGCTTTTTACGACCCGCTTACTTTGTTGGGAAATCGGCGCTTGTTTAAAGAGCAGCTGGATATAGAGCTTAAAAAAGCAAAGCGAAACTCGACAATCTTTGCGTTGTTTTATTTAGATTTAGACAACTTCAAACAGATCAATGACACATTAGGACACGATGCGGGCGATCGTTTGTTACAAGCGATTGCGGGTAGGTTAAAAGGCACTTTACGCCAATCAGATTTGATTGCCCGCATTGGTGGGGATGAGTTTATTGTATTATTAGCTGATGTGGCCGGGGCTGCGGAAGTGGCATCAGTAGCGAATAAATTGCTACAAGCGATTAGTCAACCGGTGCTACTAGGGAGCAGCGAGGTCAAAGCAACCGTTAGCTTGGGTATTACTATGGTGCCTACTGATGGTGATGATTGGGCTGTGTTGATGAAAAATGCAGATCTTGCGATGTATCGAGCCAAGCATAAAGGCCGAAATAATTTTCAGTTTTTCACTCATGAAATGAATGATGAAGTTGTCAATCGTGCCAGCATGGAGCAAGAGCTGCGGAATGCGCTAAACAATAAGGAGTTTTGTGTACATTACCAGCCGCAATGGAGCATTCTAAAAGAGTTACAACCGGTTTGTCTTGAAGCATTAGTTCGCTGGAACCACCCTGAAAGAGGTCAGGTATCTCCTGCAGAATTTATTCCGGTCGCAGAAGATCTTGGGTTGATTGTTGAGTTGGGTGAATGGGTTCTAAATGAAGCATGTAGCCAAGGACGATTGCTCATAGATGCTGGTTACTCAATACGCATGGCTGTGAATTTATCGATGCGTCAATTTTTTGATCCTGAATTACTTAATAAAATTAAAAAGGCGCTGGAGTTACATGGTTTTCCGGCGTCGTTGCTTGAGTTAGAAATAACTGAATCTATGATTATGGAAGAGGTTGATGTGGTGGTAGATACTCTTCATCAGCTTAAACTCTTGGGCGTTTCGTTGTCGATTGATGACTTTGGTACGGGCTACTCATCATTAAGTTACTTGAAGCGCTTGCCTTTTGATCATTTGAAAGTCGATGGTTCCTTTGTTCGCGATATCCCACAAGATAAAAGTGACATGGAAATCACGTCAGCCGTGATCGCAATGGCCCATAAATTAGGTTTGAAGGTTATTGCAGAAGGGATAGAAACACATGAACAGATGGCTTTTTTAAGAGAAAATGGCTGTGAAATGGGACAAGGTTTCTTGCTTGCTCGTCCGGCGCCGTTGGATGATATAATGAAGTATCTTGATGTCGAAATGGATTCATTAGGCGACTAGTTTCATCGCTTTGTCATCAGTCTTGCATATGGTTATATCTTGGCGTTCATGTCACGGTGATTATTATGCAATCCTCTATATTACAGCTGCCATTTTCTGAAGATGAGCAGTTGCTAAGTTCAATACTTGAAATGGGTGGGGTAACGACCTATTTTCAGCCAATATTTGATTTACTCAATGGCGATGTCATTGGACATGAAGCACTCTCAAGAGGTCCGGAAGGGAGTGCATTATACTCTGCGGATAAGCTATTTAAGACGGCGGTTGCTTATGGAAGGCTGCATGAGCTGGAGTTGTTGTGTCGGGAGAAGTCGTTGCAGCAGTTTTCAGAGCTGGCATTGCCAGGGAAATTATTTCTCAATATAAGTGCTTCATTATTGAGTTCATCGGATCACCAGAAGGGCATGACATTAGCCTTGTTAGATTCTCTGAAAATTTCACGGGATCGAATTGTTATTGAGTTATCTGAGCAGCATCCTTATGACCATTTTGGGTTGTCTCGTGCGAGTGTCGAATATTATCGTCATATGGGGTTTAAAATTGCCATTGATGATCTGGGTGTTGGTTATTCGGGCTTACGGCTTTGGTCAGAACTACAGCCTGAATACGTGAAAATTGATAAGCACTTTATCAGTGGTGTTGATAAAGACACGGTGAAGCGTGAATTCGTGCGTTCTATTATTGCTATAGCAAACAGCCTGAAGTGTGAAATTATAGCGGAAGGGATCGAAACACATGCAGAGCTGGAATTACTGCTAGAGCTAGGTGTCGCTAGGGGGCAAGGTTATTTATTAGGTTATCCTGTGCAAGTACCTGATCAGTTCCAAAATAAGCTGCTGCTGAACAAAGCCCGCCGCATTAAGCAAAAGATGCGTCTTGAAGCTGAAGAAACAGTATTATCGCTAGTGCAGCCTGTTCCGGCTGTTAATGAGAATGCTCAACTAAGAGAGTTAGATTTAGCTTTTAAGAAAAATCCAGCGCTACATGTGATTCCTGTTTTAGACAATGGTGCCCCTATTGGTGTTGTTAGGCGACATGACCTTCTTGAATTGTTCTCAACACAGTATGGAAGGGCTTTAAATGAAAGTAGAAGTGTATCCCGTTTATTAAAAAGTGAAATACTAGTCGTTGAGAGCTATGTGAGTCTATCCAAAGTTTCGTACTTGCTGACTAACCAAAATTCAGAAAATCTCAATAATGAAATTGTTATTGTTCAAGACGGTTGTTATTTAGGTGTTGGCAGTTTGCGTGATCTGTTAAAAAGAATAACCGATCTAAAAATACAAAATGCTACCTACTCTAACCCGCTGACCCTGTTGCCTGGTAATGTTCCAATTAACAATGAAGTGAATCGGCTACTTAAGCAAGCTTGCAATTTTAGAGTGGCGTATTTTGATATTAATGATTTTAAACCGTTTAATGACTACTACGGTTATGCGCGTGGAGATCAGGTCATTCAGCTGTTAGGGGGAGTGATTAAGCAGCACGCGGGACATGCTGAGAACTTCATTGGGCATATTGGGGGGGATGACTTCGTTGTAGTGTTTACTTGTGATCACTGGGAAAGGAGTTGCCAAGCAATACTAGAAGATTTTGCTGAACAAGCTAAAGGCTTGTATGCTCCTAAAGAGCGTGAAGAGGGGGGATTGTGGGCGCTGACACGTAATCAAGAAAGTGTTTTTCATGGTATGTTAAGTCTAGCGATTGGTGTAGTGCACCCAGATGCGTTTGCTTGTAATAGTCACTTGGAAGTTTCCGAGCTTGCGGCTGAAGCAAAAAAAGAAGCAAAAAATATGGCGGGTGATGCTTTGTTTATTTCTCGTCGCCGTAAAATTAGAATGTTTTATCAGCAGTCGTAAATGGAGGGTAGCTAAGCATTGATTAAGTATGCGCCTAGCTTAAGGCAGAGGGCGTTATAGAAATTTATAGCTTGGTATGACTTCGTTATTGCGCTTTATCTGCATGGTGTGTTTAATTCAATTTACAAAACTGACCGCCTCTTAGAGGATAGACGTAATACGTTATTTGGGCCTTCAGTACTAATCAGACTATACTGACATATAATTCATATCCCTGCTGTTCTGTTTGTTTTTGCGAATATCGATAGAATCTAATGCCCTGTGTTCTATTCATTTTAATGGAGAGTAGTCAATGAACAAGCACTGGAGTCCTGCATTTAGCGCTGCTGATTTTGAGATAAAAGAAGACACAGTAATCTGTGAAAGTTTTTACCAGATGCGAGAAGTAAAGATACGTCACCAGCGTTTTGAAGGTGGGAAGATCGAGTTGACAAGAGACCTCTTTTGGAGGCCTGATGCAGTGTGTGTGCTGCTTTATGATCCTGCTCGTGATGTTGTGGTTTTGATTGAACAGTTTCGTATAGGTACTATCGATCACCCTCGTAGCCCGTGGTTGCTTGAACTTGTTGCGGGCCTTGTTGAGCCTGGAGAAACCATTGAAGACGTGGCGCGGCGAGAGAGCCTTGAAGAAGCCGGAGCGAAAATATTACAACTTGAACATATCAGTCGGTTTACTCCAAGCCCTGGTGGGGCCAGAGAATATGTTGATCTGTACTGTGGTTGTGTAAATAGTGATGGCTTAGGCGGTGTTCATGGCCTAGAAGGCGAGGGGGAAGATATTAAAGTGCACTTATTCCCTGTGGATACTGCGGTAGCGATGCTGAAAACGGGTGATGTTGATAATGCGGCGGCGATTATCGCAATACAATGGTTGCAGCTAAATCACGCAATAATAAAAGAAAAGTGGAGCGTTGATACGGTATGAAACGTAAGTATGTACCTGACCTAACGCGGCAAATGGCCATCTGTGAGGTGAACTATGCCCGCTTGAATAAATTGATGCCTGACTTAGAAGAGTGCGATATGCGCGAGTTTAGTTTGGTTTGTGGCGAGCATCAGACACAAATACGGATTGAGGTTGAAGAGCGTTTTGTTTACACCACGACCTTACAAATTTCACAGCAGGACGATAGTTGCTCATCATGGTTAGAGTCACCGGCACTAGTCGTTAGGCTTTATCACGATGCAAATATGGCAGAAGTCATCTGTCTGAAGCGTCGCCGTCAACTATCTGGTGCTTACCCGTATCCTAACCGCGAAATGCATCAGCCCGATGAAAAAGTACAGCTGAATAACTATCTAGGCGAGTGGCTCAGTCATTGTCAGCAGCATGGCCAGTTTATCGAACCTGTTTTTACCGCCTGATGAGTATGCTGCGTATTATTCAAGTCACCGACTGTCATCTGCAGTCGAGTAAAGATGATCTATTCAAAGATGAAAATCCGGAGCAGCGTCTACTAGCGGTTCTGGATGATGTGAAAGCAAATTATCATTATCCTGAGTTCATACTACTGACGGGTGACCTCGCTCATCACGGTTACAGTGCTGCTTATGAACGGTTGCAGTCCTATACAAAGGATATGGCGACAGCGGTTCGTTGGATTCCGGGCAACCATGATGATGCAGGTAAAATGCTGGAATACCAAAGTCTCTCAGGAAAGGTTTTAGTGGAGGGCGCATGGTGCATCATTCTATTGGATTCTACTTCCAAACCCGATGGTGTTGGTGGCGGTACGCTTAGTTGTGCTCAGCTGTCTTGGTTAGATGACGTTGTAGCTGAATATCCCGAGCATTACTTACTTATTGGTATGCACCATCCTCCGGTTAAAGTGGGTAGTCGTTGGCAAGATGCCATTATGTTGGCTAATGCTGAGGCTTTTTGGGCGCAAGTGAGCGCGTATGACAAACTAAAACTCGTACTATGTGGGCACCTTCATCAAGAGCATCAAATAATCCATGACGGCGTGAGTGTTTTGGTCGCACCGGCAACGGCTCCTCAGTTTGCAGTCGGTACCGATGCTCCACTAGTCGAGTCAGGTGGGGTTCTCTCTTTGCCAGGCTATAGGGTGCTTGATCTGCTGGATGATGGTGGGTTTGAGACAATCGTTAAGCGAGTCTCTCTCTGAGCTTGCATCCCATTGAAACCTTAGGTAACTTCTCTTAAACACTGTAAGGATAACCAGTATGCTGTCGCCTTTATTTATCTATGTGCATGGTTTTAATAGCTCGCCGGATTCAATAAAGGCGCGCTTATTTGGGGATTTTCTTAAAGCGAGTTACAAAGGTGCCGATATCGGTGATTATGCGGTGCCAGCATTATCACATTGGCCGCTAAAAGCGGTAAAACAGCTAGAAGTACTGATAACTGAAAACCCACAGCGTCAAGTTGTATTAATAGGAAGCTCATTGGGCGGGTTTTATAGCCTATGGTTAACAGAGCGTTTTAAAAATTGCACGGCAGTACTGGTGAACCCAGCGATCTATCCTTATCATTTGTTAGCTGAGTGGCTAGGGGACAATGAAAACCTATATACGCATGAGCGTTATACGTTAACGCGGGAACACTTAGCTCAGCTAGAAGCATTAACTGTGGATAAGGTGGTAGATCCTCAGCGTTATCTATTATTGACGCAAACAGCGGATGAGACGTTAGATTATCGTGAAGCGGTTGATTTTTTTGACAAATCCCCAGCGTTTATTCAGCCTGGTGGTAGTCATGGTTTCGATCAGTTCGAAAAGCTGATTCCTGCAATTATCAGCTTTTCCCAAGGGCAGCTATCCTTGCCAGAAGCGACCCCTTTACCTTCTTTTATAGAGTGACAGGAAACAATAAATAGATGTCGACGCAATATACAGCTGATTCGATAGAAGTATTAAGTGGGCTGGACCCGGTTAAACGACGTCCAGGTATGTATACAGAGACTGACCGTCCTAACCATCTAGCACAAGAAGTTATTGATAACTCGGTCGATGAGGCTTTGGCAGGACATGCCAAGCAGATCGATGTAGTACTGCATAAAGATGGATTCTTATCTGTAAGTGATGACGGACGTGGTATGCCTGTTGATCTTCACCCTGAAGAGGGCGTTAGTGGAGTTGAACTGATCCTCACTCGCTTACATGCAGGCGGTAAATTTAATAATGACAACTACAACTACTCTGGTGGTTTACATGGTGTGGGTGTCTCTGTTGTTAACGCCTTGTCTAAGCTGCTTGAAGTACAGATTAAGCGCGATGCTAAAGTGTATAAGATCGGCTTCGCTGATGGTTTTAAGGTTTCTGAGCTGGAAGTGATTGATACCTGTGGTAAGCGTAATACGGGGACTACCGTTCGCTTTTTAGCGGATCCTCAGTATTTTGACTCGCCAAAATACAGCGTTTCCCATCTTAAGCATAATTTGCGTGCTAAAGCCGTTCTTTGTCCAGGACTAAAAGTTACTTTTACGGATCAAAGTAGCGGTAAAAATGAAAAGCAAGAGTGGTATTACGAAGACGGACTTAGTGCGTATCTTCGTGGAACAACACAGGTATTTGAAACCATCCCTGAAGAGCCTTTTGTTGGGTCCTTGCAAGGAGAAGAAGACGCTGTTGAGTGGGCAGTACAATGGTTGCCAGAAGGTGGTGAGCTAACCTGTGAAAGTTTTGTTAACCTCATTCCAACGGTGCAAGGCGGTACGCATGTTAATGGGTTTAGAACCGGCTTACTTGAAGCGATGCGTGAGTTTTGTGAGTTCCGTAACTTGTTACCGCGAGGTGTCAAATTAACGGCTGATGATATCTGGGAGCGATGTGCTTTTATCCTCTCAGCAAAAATGCGCGATCCTCAATTCTCAGGCCAAACTAAAGAGCGACTCTCCTCACGTCATATTGCTGCCTTTATCTCTGGATCTGCTAAGGATGCTTTTTCGCTGTGGCTAAATAGCCATGTTGAGGAGGGGGAGAAGCTGGCAGAAAGCGTTATTGCTAATGCCCAGAAACGTTTACGCTCCAGTAAAAAAGTAGTGCGTAAGAAAATTACTCAAGGCCCAGCACTTCCTGGTAAATTGGCAGACTGTGCTGGATCAGAAACGATGCGTTCCGAACTATTTTTAGTGGAAGGTGATTCTGCTGGTGGTTCTGCCAAACAAGCGCGTGATCGTCAATTTCAGGCAATTATGCCGCTACGCGGGAAAATTCTGAATACGTGGGAAGTTGATTCCGGAGAGATTCTGTCGTCACAGGAGATTCACGATATCTCCGTGGCTGTTGGGGTTGAACCCGGTTCGGATAACTTGGAGGGTTTGCGTTACGGAAAGATCTGTGTGTTAGCCGATGCCGACTCTGATGGTGCACATA
This genomic interval carries:
- a CDS encoding DUF1249 domain-containing protein, whose translation is MKRKYVPDLTRQMAICEVNYARLNKLMPDLEECDMREFSLVCGEHQTQIRIEVEERFVYTTTLQISQQDDSCSSWLESPALVVRLYHDANMAEVICLKRRRQLSGAYPYPNREMHQPDEKVQLNNYLGEWLSHCQQHGQFIEPVFTA
- the parE gene encoding DNA topoisomerase IV subunit B — protein: MSTQYTADSIEVLSGLDPVKRRPGMYTETDRPNHLAQEVIDNSVDEALAGHAKQIDVVLHKDGFLSVSDDGRGMPVDLHPEEGVSGVELILTRLHAGGKFNNDNYNYSGGLHGVGVSVVNALSKLLEVQIKRDAKVYKIGFADGFKVSELEVIDTCGKRNTGTTVRFLADPQYFDSPKYSVSHLKHNLRAKAVLCPGLKVTFTDQSSGKNEKQEWYYEDGLSAYLRGTTQVFETIPEEPFVGSLQGEEDAVEWAVQWLPEGGELTCESFVNLIPTVQGGTHVNGFRTGLLEAMREFCEFRNLLPRGVKLTADDIWERCAFILSAKMRDPQFSGQTKERLSSRHIAAFISGSAKDAFSLWLNSHVEEGEKLAESVIANAQKRLRSSKKVVRKKITQGPALPGKLADCAGSETMRSELFLVEGDSAGGSAKQARDRQFQAIMPLRGKILNTWEVDSGEILSSQEIHDISVAVGVEPGSDNLEGLRYGKICVLADADSDGAHIATLICALFLRHFKPLVDAGHIYVAMPPLYRIDAAKDVFYALDDAEKNGIVERIRAERKNVKINVQRFKGLGEMNPLQLRETTMDPDTRRLVQLTIGAEDNAHEMLDMLLAKKRAADRKSWLESKGNLAQQ
- a CDS encoding metallophosphoesterase; this encodes MSMLRIIQVTDCHLQSSKDDLFKDENPEQRLLAVLDDVKANYHYPEFILLTGDLAHHGYSAAYERLQSYTKDMATAVRWIPGNHDDAGKMLEYQSLSGKVLVEGAWCIILLDSTSKPDGVGGGTLSCAQLSWLDDVVAEYPEHYLLIGMHHPPVKVGSRWQDAIMLANAEAFWAQVSAYDKLKLVLCGHLHQEHQIIHDGVSVLVAPATAPQFAVGTDAPLVESGGVLSLPGYRVLDLLDDGGFETIVKRVSL
- a CDS encoding YqiA/YcfP family alpha/beta fold hydrolase — its product is MLSPLFIYVHGFNSSPDSIKARLFGDFLKASYKGADIGDYAVPALSHWPLKAVKQLEVLITENPQRQVVLIGSSLGGFYSLWLTERFKNCTAVLVNPAIYPYHLLAEWLGDNENLYTHERYTLTREHLAQLEALTVDKVVDPQRYLLLTQTADETLDYREAVDFFDKSPAFIQPGGSHGFDQFEKLIPAIISFSQGQLSLPEATPLPSFIE